The Devosia sp. A16 genome includes a window with the following:
- a CDS encoding L,D-transpeptidase family protein, whose protein sequence is MRKSPLPALLTALLLTFVLAGCSSLGGLTKDKQPLSARTVSVLAALDTTPAAPMLVRVFKESSELEVWKPDSRGTYRLFKTYAICKWSGELGPKVKEGDYQSPEGFYEVTPGMMNPKSSYYLSFNTGFPNRLDRAQGRTGTNLMIHGDCKSVGCYAMTDEQMKEIYALARESFAGGNPSFKLELYPFRMTEANMARHAANPNMAFWRNLKQGYDVLAETQRPASVGTCGGRYVFNAGGASLPNDPLGACPANLEAPTTADLSVAAGNPAFS, encoded by the coding sequence ATGCGTAAGTCTCCCCTGCCCGCTTTGCTGACCGCCCTGCTGCTGACCTTCGTGCTCGCGGGTTGCTCCTCGCTGGGTGGCCTGACCAAGGACAAGCAACCGCTCTCCGCCCGTACGGTCAGCGTGCTTGCGGCGCTCGACACCACGCCGGCGGCGCCGATGCTGGTGCGCGTGTTCAAGGAGAGCTCGGAACTCGAGGTCTGGAAACCGGACAGCCGGGGCACCTACCGCCTGTTCAAGACCTATGCCATCTGCAAGTGGTCGGGCGAACTGGGCCCCAAGGTCAAGGAAGGCGACTATCAGTCGCCCGAGGGCTTCTATGAAGTGACGCCGGGGATGATGAACCCCAAATCCAGCTATTACCTCTCCTTCAACACCGGCTTCCCGAACCGGCTCGATCGCGCCCAGGGTCGCACCGGCACCAACCTGATGATCCATGGCGACTGCAAATCGGTCGGCTGCTACGCCATGACCGACGAGCAGATGAAGGAAATCTACGCCCTGGCGCGCGAGAGCTTTGCCGGCGGCAACCCGAGCTTCAAGCTCGAGCTCTACCCCTTCCGCATGACCGAGGCCAACATGGCCCGGCATGCCGCCAACCCCAACATGGCGTTCTGGCGTAACCTCAAGCAGGGATACGACGTGCTGGCAGAGACGCAACGCCCGGCCAGCGTCGGCACCTGCGGCGGCCGCTACGTGTTCAATGCCGGCGGCGCCAGCCTGCCCAATGATCCGCTGGGCGCCTGCCCCGCCAATCTCGAGGCCCCTACCACCGCCGACCTCTCGGTCGCGGCCGGCAACCCGGCGTTCTCGTAA
- a CDS encoding CAP domain-containing protein: MNLRSPSALARIALTAVLAGTLAACSMGGGGGQLSPGLSAPMNQPGATLNRVEALFLLNDFRRSRGAADVRGDTVLDSTAQSLAAAYAKTGAQPALPAGAVVMRLSAGYTTFAEVFSGWRNVPADAAAIADPTAKRAGLGVAYEPNSSHGVYWVLVLDD, translated from the coding sequence ATGAACCTTAGGAGCCCATCTGCGCTCGCCCGCATCGCGCTTACCGCCGTGCTCGCCGGCACCCTTGCCGCCTGCTCGATGGGCGGTGGCGGCGGGCAGCTGTCACCGGGCCTGTCGGCGCCGATGAACCAGCCGGGCGCCACGCTCAACCGCGTCGAGGCGCTGTTCCTGCTCAACGACTTCCGTCGCTCGCGCGGCGCCGCCGACGTGCGCGGCGACACCGTGCTCGACAGCACGGCCCAGTCTCTGGCTGCGGCCTACGCCAAGACCGGTGCCCAGCCGGCCCTGCCGGCCGGCGCCGTGGTGATGCGGCTCAGCGCCGGCTACACCACCTTCGCCGAGGTCTTTTCCGGCTGGCGCAACGTGCCGGCCGATGCCGCAGCGATCGCCGACCCCACCGCCAAGCGCGCCGGCCTCGGCGTCGCCTACGAGCCGAACTCGTCGCACGGCGTCTACTGGGTGCTGGTGCTTGACGACTGA
- a CDS encoding sulfurtransferase TusA family protein, whose protein sequence is MTTDAEIIDCRGLKCPLPVLKMEKRLSQLAAGASFIVLATDPMAKVDIPLYCRQNGHACEVSSEADVLRFAIVKAAD, encoded by the coding sequence TTGACGACTGACGCCGAGATCATCGACTGCCGCGGGCTGAAATGCCCGCTGCCGGTGCTGAAGATGGAAAAGCGCCTGTCGCAACTGGCGGCAGGCGCTTCGTTCATCGTGCTCGCCACCGACCCGATGGCCAAGGTGGATATCCCACTCTACTGCCGACAGAACGGGCATGCCTGCGAGGTCAGCAGCGAGGCTGACGTGCTGCGCTTTGCGATTGTGAAAGCGGCTGACTGA
- a CDS encoding D-alanyl-D-alanine carboxypeptidase family protein → MFAHLRRRICASLLVILTVLGTTPAWANPLLLVDADTFEVLYAEDAGVPWHPASLTKLMTAYVAFAAIKAGKVTLDTKVKVSKNAWNQAPSKSGLKVGAAVTMKDALYILVVKSANDMAVAIAETVSGSVPAFVEEMNGMAAAMGLTATHFVNPHGLHNEGQVTSARDLAILALILRRDFPEYLPMFGTEAVRLGKAKLESNNGLLEHFAGTTGMKTGYVCASGLNIVATVERGGRSMLAVVLGGSSARERNEMTAELFLRGLSGAVSGTGKNVVQLSNIDQPPVNMRAQICGKEAKAYVAEREAAFPMGLKGHPSYLTDEIDGVVYSATDLGILIDDVPLPRPRPTWAPAAVASVETR, encoded by the coding sequence TTGTTCGCGCATCTTCGTCGGCGCATCTGCGCCAGCCTGTTGGTCATCCTCACCGTCCTCGGTACCACGCCCGCCTGGGCCAATCCGCTGTTGCTGGTCGACGCCGACACCTTCGAGGTGCTCTACGCCGAGGATGCGGGCGTGCCGTGGCACCCGGCCTCGCTCACCAAACTGATGACCGCCTATGTGGCGTTCGCGGCGATCAAAGCCGGCAAGGTCACGCTCGACACCAAGGTGAAAGTGTCCAAGAACGCCTGGAACCAGGCCCCGAGCAAATCCGGGCTCAAGGTCGGGGCAGCGGTGACGATGAAGGATGCGCTCTACATCCTCGTGGTGAAGTCGGCCAACGACATGGCCGTCGCCATCGCCGAGACGGTGTCGGGTTCGGTGCCCGCCTTTGTCGAGGAAATGAACGGCATGGCAGCGGCCATGGGACTGACGGCCACGCATTTCGTCAATCCGCATGGGCTGCACAACGAGGGCCAGGTGACGTCGGCGCGTGACCTCGCGATCCTGGCGCTGATCCTGAGGCGCGATTTTCCCGAGTACCTGCCGATGTTCGGCACCGAGGCGGTGCGGCTGGGCAAGGCCAAGCTCGAATCCAACAACGGTCTGCTCGAGCATTTCGCCGGCACCACCGGGATGAAGACCGGTTATGTCTGCGCCTCGGGCCTCAACATCGTCGCGACGGTGGAGCGCGGCGGGCGCTCGATGCTGGCAGTGGTGCTGGGCGGCTCCTCGGCACGCGAGCGCAACGAGATGACGGCCGAGCTGTTCCTGCGCGGCTTGTCCGGCGCGGTGAGCGGCACCGGCAAGAATGTGGTGCAGCTGAGCAATATCGACCAGCCGCCGGTCAATATGCGGGCGCAGATCTGCGGCAAGGAAGCCAAGGCCTACGTGGCCGAGCGCGAGGCGGCGTTCCCGATGGGGCTCAAGGGGCATCCGAGCTACCTGACCGACGAGATCGACGGCGTAGTCTACTCGGCCACCGACCTCGGCATTCTCATCGACGATGTGCCGCTGCCGCGTCCCCGCCCGACCTGGGCGCCGGCGGCGGTGGCATCGGTTGAGACCCGATAG
- a CDS encoding helix-turn-helix transcriptional regulator: MAKRSERLLRLMQALRRRRRPVSGAVLAEEMGVSLRSVYRDIETLKSMGAAIDGEAGLGFQLRAEHFLPPLMFTDEEIEALVLGLRGLIYGPDGDMAATARDAASKIEAVLPNARRQEMVSVGLFVIPPRTIDQANPLGRLRRALREEKQVWLGYRDKSGATSERTVYPVALGYFEGYQTLVAWCTLRHDFRSFRIDGITALEVLEAGLPEPRRTLFHRWSSALNLPDLT, encoded by the coding sequence ATGGCCAAACGCTCGGAACGGTTGCTCAGGCTGATGCAGGCGTTGCGGCGGCGCCGCCGGCCGGTGAGCGGCGCGGTGCTGGCCGAGGAGATGGGCGTGTCGCTGCGCTCGGTCTATCGCGATATCGAAACGCTGAAGTCGATGGGCGCGGCCATCGACGGCGAGGCCGGACTGGGCTTTCAGCTGCGCGCCGAACACTTCCTGCCGCCGCTGATGTTCACCGACGAAGAAATCGAGGCGCTGGTGCTGGGGCTGCGCGGCCTGATCTACGGACCGGACGGCGATATGGCGGCAACAGCGCGCGACGCGGCCAGCAAGATCGAGGCGGTGCTGCCCAACGCCAGACGCCAAGAGATGGTCTCGGTGGGGCTGTTCGTCATTCCGCCGCGCACGATCGACCAAGCCAATCCGCTGGGGCGACTGCGCCGGGCGCTGCGGGAGGAAAAGCAGGTCTGGCTCGGCTATCGCGACAAGAGCGGCGCCACGAGCGAGCGAACCGTCTATCCGGTGGCGCTGGGCTATTTCGAGGGCTACCAGACGCTGGTCGCCTGGTGCACGCTGCGGCACGATTTCCGCAGCTTCCGGATCGATGGCATCACCGCGCTCGAGGTGCTCGAGGCCGGCTTGCCGGAGCCGCGCCGGACTCTGTTCCATCGTTGGTCGAGCGCCCTCAATCTGCCCGACTTAACCTAG
- a CDS encoding DJ-1/PfpI family protein encodes MTAILTILTEGFADWETTLLNAAAHSFYKVDTSYATPGGKPVTSSGNMTVTPQLALEAVNVADYDAIIVCGGAIWQSPEAPDMAPLLNAAKRQGKLIGLICDGTVAGARAGLLDTIRHTSNGDGYLDFTGYAGKAHYRDTPAAVTDGRVVTAGGTSPVSFMAAVMDGLGLADENLDYYVGLHAAQHSKAA; translated from the coding sequence ATGACCGCCATCCTCACCATTCTCACCGAAGGCTTCGCCGACTGGGAGACCACGCTGCTCAATGCCGCGGCGCACAGTTTCTACAAGGTGGACACCAGCTACGCGACCCCTGGCGGCAAGCCGGTGACCTCGTCGGGCAACATGACGGTGACGCCGCAGCTGGCGCTCGAAGCCGTGAACGTCGCCGACTATGACGCGATCATCGTCTGCGGCGGCGCCATCTGGCAGAGCCCCGAGGCGCCGGACATGGCGCCACTGCTCAACGCGGCCAAACGCCAGGGCAAGCTGATCGGGCTGATCTGCGACGGCACCGTGGCCGGCGCCCGAGCCGGGCTGCTCGACACGATTCGCCACACCAGCAATGGCGACGGCTACCTCGACTTCACCGGCTATGCCGGCAAGGCCCACTATCGCGACACGCCCGCCGCGGTAACCGACGGCCGGGTGGTCACCGCCGGCGGCACCTCGCCGGTGAGCTTCATGGCCGCGGTGATGGACGGCCTTGGCCTCGCCGACGAGAACCTCGACTACTATGTCGGCCTGCATGCAGCGCAACATAGCAAGGCGGCTTGA
- a CDS encoding beta-glucosidase H: MGRIEELVDRMTLEEQVSLLSGEDFWSLPSIERLGIGKLRVTDGPNGARGGGSLIGGVKSAAFPVGIALGASWNVRLLTEIGTALAEEVKSKGAHVSLAPTVNLHRSVSNGRNFECYSEDPILTASLAVGYIEGLQGQGVSATIKHFAGNESEIERTTISSEIDERTLRELYLVPFEWAVKRAGTWGIMSSYNKLNGTFTSENPWLLDQVLRREWHYDGVVMSDWFGSHSTAPTVNAGLDLEMPGPSRDRGAKLVAAVEAGEVSRATLRTRVLDVLRLMERTGALDDHSEWAERADDRAEHRALIRRAGAEGAVLLKNEGELLPLGGAGKIAVIGPNAKVAQIMGGGSAQLNPHYRVSPWDGLVAALGETRLSYAAGATNHRFEPLLRGGFTADYFANEALDGAPVFTETLDEAQAFWIGRVGGGKVDPLHFSARLTGSFTPAASGEHRVGIYSAGFSRVLVDGRLVADAWTNWQKGRTFFEEGCDEVVGTIDLEAGRRYEVVIEFATKPFATLGLAAFAAGIGLPLGDAAIAEAVAVARDAEVALLFVGRNGEWDTEGSDLDRITLPGRQDELIAAVAAANPRTVVVLQTGGPVEMPWLDKVAAVLEAWYPGQEAGNAIADVLTGAAEPGGRLPQSFPVKWADNPTNSQDREIYPGLDGKVRYEEGVFIGYRHYDRHGIAPLFPFGFGLGYTSFAVSELALDATRFEADGTVSVSVTLENTGRRAGSDVVQVYVSAPDATVPRPAKELKAFEKVYLAQGERQRVTLQLDERAFAYYRTEAQHWLVEPGRYVVRVARHAADAGLSAEVVRRDRLLLPV; this comes from the coding sequence ATGGGGCGGATCGAAGAGCTGGTCGACCGGATGACGCTCGAGGAGCAGGTGAGCCTCTTATCGGGAGAGGATTTCTGGTCGCTGCCATCGATCGAACGGCTGGGGATCGGCAAACTCCGCGTCACCGACGGGCCGAACGGCGCGCGGGGTGGCGGTTCGTTGATCGGCGGGGTGAAGTCGGCGGCGTTCCCGGTGGGGATTGCGCTGGGCGCCAGCTGGAACGTCCGGCTGCTCACCGAGATCGGCACGGCCCTGGCTGAGGAGGTGAAGTCGAAGGGCGCGCATGTGAGCCTCGCGCCTACGGTGAACCTGCATCGTTCGGTCAGCAATGGTCGCAACTTCGAGTGCTACTCGGAGGATCCGATCCTCACTGCCAGCCTTGCCGTCGGCTATATCGAGGGGCTGCAGGGGCAGGGCGTCTCGGCGACGATCAAGCATTTTGCCGGCAATGAATCGGAGATCGAGCGCACCACGATCAGTTCCGAGATCGACGAGCGGACACTGCGCGAACTGTATCTCGTGCCGTTCGAATGGGCGGTCAAGCGTGCCGGCACCTGGGGCATCATGAGCTCGTACAACAAGCTCAACGGCACCTTCACCAGCGAGAACCCCTGGCTGCTCGACCAGGTGTTGCGCCGCGAGTGGCACTATGACGGCGTGGTGATGTCGGACTGGTTCGGCTCGCACTCCACAGCGCCGACGGTCAATGCCGGGCTCGATCTCGAAATGCCGGGGCCGTCGCGCGACCGCGGTGCGAAGCTGGTGGCCGCGGTCGAGGCAGGCGAGGTCAGCCGCGCGACGCTCAGGACGCGCGTGCTCGACGTGTTGCGGCTGATGGAGCGCACCGGCGCGCTCGACGATCACAGCGAATGGGCGGAGCGGGCGGATGATCGCGCCGAGCACCGCGCCCTGATCCGCCGCGCCGGTGCCGAGGGCGCCGTGCTGTTGAAGAACGAAGGCGAACTGCTGCCGCTCGGCGGCGCCGGCAAGATCGCGGTGATCGGGCCGAACGCCAAGGTAGCGCAGATCATGGGCGGCGGCTCGGCGCAGCTCAACCCGCACTACCGGGTGTCGCCCTGGGACGGTCTGGTTGCTGCCTTGGGCGAGACACGGCTGAGCTATGCGGCGGGCGCGACCAACCACCGGTTCGAGCCGTTGCTGCGCGGCGGTTTCACGGCGGACTACTTCGCCAACGAAGCGCTCGACGGCGCGCCGGTATTCACCGAGACGCTGGACGAAGCGCAGGCGTTCTGGATCGGCCGGGTCGGCGGCGGCAAGGTCGATCCGCTGCACTTTTCTGCCCGCCTCACCGGCAGCTTCACGCCCGCGGCAAGCGGTGAGCATCGGGTCGGCATCTACAGCGCCGGCTTCTCGCGCGTGCTGGTCGACGGCAGGCTCGTGGCCGATGCGTGGACCAATTGGCAGAAGGGCCGCACCTTCTTCGAGGAGGGCTGCGACGAGGTGGTCGGCACCATCGATCTCGAAGCCGGCCGCCGCTACGAGGTGGTGATCGAATTCGCCACCAAGCCGTTCGCGACCCTGGGGCTCGCTGCCTTCGCCGCGGGCATCGGCCTGCCGTTGGGCGACGCGGCGATCGCCGAGGCGGTGGCGGTGGCGCGCGATGCCGAGGTGGCGCTGCTGTTCGTCGGGCGCAACGGCGAGTGGGACACCGAAGGCAGCGATCTCGACCGGATCACGCTGCCCGGCCGGCAGGACGAGTTGATCGCCGCAGTGGCGGCGGCAAACCCGCGCACCGTGGTGGTGCTGCAGACCGGCGGACCGGTGGAGATGCCGTGGCTCGACAAGGTCGCGGCAGTGCTCGAGGCCTGGTACCCGGGGCAGGAGGCCGGCAATGCCATTGCCGACGTGCTGACCGGCGCGGCCGAGCCGGGCGGGCGGCTGCCGCAGAGTTTTCCGGTCAAATGGGCGGATAACCCAACCAATTCGCAGGATCGCGAGATCTATCCCGGGCTCGACGGCAAGGTCCGCTACGAGGAAGGCGTGTTCATCGGCTATCGCCACTATGATCGGCATGGCATCGCGCCGCTGTTCCCGTTCGGCTTCGGGCTTGGCTACACCAGCTTTGCGGTGTCGGAACTCGCGCTGGATGCGACCCGGTTTGAAGCAGATGGCACGGTAAGCGTTTCGGTGACCCTCGAGAACACCGGGCGCCGCGCCGGCTCGGACGTGGTGCAGGTCTACGTTTCGGCGCCCGACGCGACGGTGCCGCGCCCGGCCAAGGAGCTGAAGGCGTTTGAAAAGGTGTACCTCGCGCAGGGAGAGCGACAGCGCGTGACGCTGCAGCTGGACGAACGGGCGTTCGCCTACTACCGCACCGAGGCGCAGCACTGGCTGGTGGAGCCGGGGCGCTATGTGGTGCGGGTGGCGCGGCACGCCGCGGATGCGGGGCTGTCGGCCGAGGTGGTGCGGCGGGATCGGTTGCTGTTGCCGGTGTGA
- a CDS encoding winged helix-turn-helix transcriptional regulator has product MKPIPGRSETCNAMADILNRIGDKWSVMIVGYLGKKTMRFNELRHTIGGISQRMLTLTLRNLERDGLVTRTVYPEIPPRVEYQLTALGQSLQAPISALWAWAEEHQGEVQSARLEYDGLNADAAEQHPPERRYAGAAR; this is encoded by the coding sequence GTGAAACCGATCCCCGGCCGCAGTGAAACCTGCAACGCCATGGCCGACATCCTCAATCGCATCGGCGACAAGTGGAGCGTCATGATTGTCGGCTATCTCGGCAAGAAGACCATGCGCTTCAACGAACTGCGCCACACCATCGGCGGCATCTCGCAGCGCATGCTGACGCTCACGCTGCGCAACCTCGAGCGCGACGGCCTCGTCACCCGCACGGTGTACCCGGAGATTCCGCCGCGCGTCGAATATCAGCTCACCGCTTTGGGCCAGAGCCTGCAGGCGCCGATCAGTGCGCTCTGGGCGTGGGCCGAGGAGCACCAGGGCGAGGTGCAGAGCGCCCGGCTGGAATATGACGGACTGAATGCCGACGCTGCCGAGCAGCACCCGCCGGAGCGGCGCTACGCCGGCGCCGCAAGGTGA
- the aac(3) gene encoding aminoglycoside 3-N-acetyltransferase, with product MTAGVATRSSLADDLSAIGLGDGDAVLVHAALRQVGKLVNGPDDIIDALRDVIGEAGTIIGYCDWQLDDELRDDPAMRPHIAPFDPERSRSIRDNGYWPEALRTTPGARRSASPGASMAALGGEAEWFTADHALDYGYGPQSPLGKLVEAKGKVLMLGAPLDTMTLLHHAEHLADFPNKRILRYEAPILIAGETVWRWFEEFDTSDVPDGLPEDYFATIVEQFLATGRGKRGKVGAANSVLVPADEMVAFGVDWLERWGKTR from the coding sequence GTGACTGCAGGGGTTGCGACCCGCTCTAGCCTCGCTGACGACCTGAGCGCCATCGGCCTCGGCGATGGCGACGCCGTGCTGGTGCACGCCGCGCTGCGCCAGGTCGGCAAGCTCGTGAACGGCCCGGACGACATCATCGACGCCCTGCGTGACGTCATCGGCGAGGCCGGGACGATTATCGGCTACTGCGACTGGCAGCTCGACGACGAGCTGCGCGATGACCCGGCGATGCGGCCGCACATCGCGCCGTTCGATCCGGAGCGCTCGCGCTCGATCCGCGACAACGGCTACTGGCCGGAAGCGCTGCGGACCACGCCCGGAGCGCGGCGCAGCGCCAGCCCCGGCGCCTCGATGGCCGCGCTCGGCGGCGAGGCCGAGTGGTTCACCGCGGACCATGCGCTCGATTATGGCTACGGCCCGCAATCGCCGCTCGGCAAACTAGTGGAAGCCAAAGGCAAGGTGCTGATGCTGGGCGCTCCGCTCGACACCATGACGCTGCTGCACCATGCCGAGCACCTCGCCGATTTCCCCAACAAGCGGATCCTCCGCTACGAGGCGCCGATCCTCATCGCTGGAGAAACCGTCTGGCGCTGGTTCGAAGAGTTCGACACCTCCGATGTGCCCGATGGCCTGCCGGAGGATTACTTTGCCACCATCGTCGAGCAGTTTCTCGCCACCGGCCGCGGCAAACGGGGCAAGGTCGGCGCGGCAAACTCGGTGCTCGTCCCCGCCGACGAGATGGTGGCGTTCGGGGTCGACTGGCTCGAACGCTGGGGCAAGACGCGCTGA
- a CDS encoding aldo/keto reductase: MTQHSRNAASDRQPPGGQAPAASLATRTLGPLTVSVVGLGCMAMSHAYGGQDEADAVRTLHRAVELGVSFFDTAEVYGPFANEILVGKALRPFRERVVIATKFGFRIDPTKTDIGAMTGVDGRPEHAREVAEASLKRLGVEAIDLFYLHRVDPEVPIEDAVGGMAQLVREGKVRAIGLSETSADTLRRAHAVHPIAALQSEYSLWTRDPEGEILETCRELGIGFVPFSPLGRGFLTGAIQKPEDLGASDFRRSLPRFSEANMAANAALVRLLEQMAADKGVTAAQLALAWVLHQGDFIVPIPGARRIAHLEQNVAAASIRLSADELKTLGELLAAEKFSGKRYGDSGAWVAKR; this comes from the coding sequence ATGACGCAGCACTCCCGGAACGCCGCCAGCGACCGCCAGCCGCCCGGCGGGCAGGCGCCCGCCGCTAGCCTCGCGACGCGAACCCTGGGTCCGCTGACCGTTTCGGTGGTCGGGCTCGGTTGCATGGCGATGAGTCATGCCTATGGCGGGCAGGACGAGGCCGATGCGGTGCGCACGCTCCATCGCGCCGTCGAGCTGGGCGTCAGCTTCTTCGACACCGCCGAGGTGTATGGGCCGTTCGCCAACGAGATTCTGGTCGGCAAGGCGCTGCGGCCGTTTCGCGAGCGGGTGGTGATCGCCACCAAGTTCGGCTTCAGGATCGATCCGACCAAGACCGATATCGGCGCCATGACCGGCGTCGACGGGCGGCCCGAACATGCCCGCGAAGTGGCCGAGGCATCGCTCAAGCGCCTGGGCGTCGAAGCGATCGACCTGTTCTACCTCCACCGCGTCGACCCAGAGGTGCCGATCGAGGACGCGGTCGGCGGCATGGCGCAGCTGGTGCGCGAGGGAAAGGTGCGGGCGATCGGGCTGTCGGAAACCAGCGCCGATACGCTGCGGCGGGCGCACGCCGTACACCCGATCGCAGCGCTGCAGAGCGAATACTCGCTGTGGACGCGCGATCCGGAGGGCGAGATCCTCGAGACCTGCCGCGAACTCGGCATCGGTTTCGTGCCGTTCAGCCCGCTTGGCCGCGGCTTCCTCACCGGTGCAATCCAGAAGCCGGAAGATCTGGGCGCCAGTGACTTCCGGCGCAGCCTGCCGCGCTTCAGCGAAGCGAACATGGCGGCCAATGCCGCGCTGGTGCGGCTGCTCGAACAGATGGCGGCCGACAAGGGCGTGACGGCGGCGCAACTGGCGCTGGCCTGGGTGCTGCACCAGGGCGATTTCATCGTGCCGATTCCAGGAGCGCGGCGCATTGCGCATCTCGAACAGAACGTCGCCGCGGCAAGCATCAGGCTCTCGGCTGACGAGCTGAAGACCTTGGGCGAATTGCTGGCGGCGGAGAAGTTCTCGGGCAAGCGTTATGGCGACAGCGGCGCCTGGGTAGCGAAGCGGTAG
- a CDS encoding MerR family transcriptional regulator — MKIGQLVRRSGVSAHTLRYYERIGLLPYADRDRSGQRDYDQSILTWIEFLGHLKATGMPIREMLHYAALREAGPATEAGRRALLEQHRERVRAQLARLADCLLVLDAKIAGYAGTSKRMKDYDAALPERRQRPPAARRAGARR; from the coding sequence ATGAAGATCGGTCAGCTGGTCAGGCGCTCGGGAGTTTCCGCCCACACGCTCCGCTATTACGAGCGGATCGGGCTGTTGCCCTATGCCGATCGGGACCGCTCGGGGCAGCGCGACTACGATCAGTCGATCCTCACCTGGATCGAGTTTCTCGGTCACCTCAAGGCGACCGGGATGCCGATCCGCGAGATGCTGCACTATGCGGCGCTGCGCGAAGCCGGCCCTGCGACCGAGGCTGGGCGTCGCGCGCTGCTCGAGCAGCATCGCGAACGGGTGCGGGCTCAGCTCGCCCGGCTCGCCGATTGCCTCCTTGTCCTCGACGCCAAGATCGCCGGCTATGCCGGCACATCGAAGAGGATGAAGGACTATGACGCAGCACTCCCGGAACGCCGCCAGCGACCGCCAGCCGCCCGGCGGGCAGGCGCCCGCCGCTAG
- a CDS encoding SDR family NAD(P)-dependent oxidoreductase: MTELELSGRVALVTGGSRGIGAATVLALARAGADVAFTFERNGEKAGEVAREVVALGRRAVAMQVDSADAGAVMAAVDRTVAELGRLDILVNNAGVGTGGPFGEVTVESFDRLFSIHARAPFFATQAAVKHMRGGGRIISIGTNMATRVAGPGLSLYVTSKSALGGMTRALARELGPLGITINTVDPGSTDTDMNPADGPMAPSQLGLNALGRFGAAEDIAAAVVHLAGPGGRSITGTSILVDSGFNA; this comes from the coding sequence ATGACCGAGCTTGAGCTTTCCGGCCGCGTGGCCCTGGTGACCGGCGGCAGCCGCGGCATTGGCGCAGCCACCGTGCTGGCGCTGGCGCGGGCCGGCGCCGATGTCGCCTTTACCTTCGAGCGCAACGGCGAGAAGGCCGGCGAGGTCGCGCGAGAGGTCGTGGCGCTCGGCCGGCGCGCCGTCGCCATGCAGGTCGATTCGGCCGATGCCGGTGCGGTGATGGCCGCCGTCGACCGTACGGTTGCCGAACTCGGCCGCCTCGACATCCTCGTCAACAATGCCGGTGTCGGCACCGGCGGACCGTTCGGCGAGGTCACGGTCGAGAGCTTCGACCGGCTGTTCTCGATCCATGCCCGGGCGCCGTTCTTCGCGACGCAGGCGGCGGTCAAGCACATGCGTGGGGGCGGGCGGATCATTTCGATCGGCACCAACATGGCCACCCGCGTCGCAGGGCCGGGGCTCAGCCTCTACGTCACGAGCAAATCGGCGCTGGGCGGCATGACCCGCGCCCTGGCGCGTGAACTGGGGCCGCTGGGGATCACCATCAACACGGTCGATCCGGGCTCGACCGACACCGACATGAACCCGGCCGACGGACCGATGGCGCCGTCGCAATTGGGGCTCAATGCGCTCGGCCGGTTCGGCGCCGCCGAGGATATCGCAGCAGCGGTGGTGCATCTCGCCGGCCCCGGCGGGCGCAGCATCACCGGCACCTCGATCCTCGTCGACAGCGGCTTCAACGCGTAG
- a CDS encoding TetR/AcrR family transcriptional regulator, translating into MAGRPREFDRDLALEQAMRLFWERGYEGTSINDLTEALGVGKPSLYAAFGSKEQLFYEALDLYVRTYGPTLGDMPTARGAIESLLRSNAETYVDPNIPSGCMIVLAAAVGPPQNAEVRAHLARLRNASTGSFAARIRKGIVDGDVPDGADADAMAQFYTTVLNGLALQARDGAGGAALERVIDGAMAAWDVLAGANKAAAP; encoded by the coding sequence TTGGCAGGCCGCCCCAGAGAGTTCGATCGAGACCTGGCGCTCGAGCAGGCGATGCGCCTGTTCTGGGAGCGCGGCTATGAGGGCACCTCGATCAACGACCTGACCGAGGCGCTCGGCGTCGGCAAGCCGAGCCTCTACGCTGCCTTCGGCTCCAAGGAACAGCTGTTCTACGAGGCGCTCGATCTCTATGTGCGCACCTACGGGCCGACCCTCGGAGACATGCCCACGGCGCGCGGCGCCATCGAGTCCCTGCTGCGTTCCAACGCCGAGACCTATGTCGATCCCAACATTCCCTCAGGCTGCATGATCGTCCTCGCCGCCGCCGTCGGGCCGCCGCAGAACGCCGAGGTGCGAGCCCACCTCGCGAGGCTGCGCAACGCGTCGACCGGCTCGTTCGCGGCGCGGATCAGGAAGGGCATCGTGGATGGCGATGTGCCTGATGGCGCCGATGCCGACGCCATGGCGCAGTTCTACACCACGGTGCTGAACGGGCTCGCATTGCAGGCCCGGGACGGCGCCGGCGGCGCCGCCCTTGAGCGAGTGATCGACGGCGCCATGGCCGCCTGGGATGTGCTGGCCGGGGCGAACAAGGCGGCAGCGCCCTAG